In Haloimpatiens massiliensis, the following are encoded in one genomic region:
- the abc-f gene encoding ribosomal protection-like ABC-F family protein yields the protein MSILSIENLSFGFADKILFKDISLNILNGEHAGLVGINGVGKSTLFNIIVGELIPDEGRVYKSASTKIGYLDQHSELEDGKTIREVLKEAFIELYAMETKMLKVGDKLSSASEGEVEKLLKEFSRLQDALSASDFYNIDSYIENVANGLGLSHLGMETPVEKLSGGQRTKVKLAKLLLTSYDLLLLDEPTNYLDKEHVDWLAGYLQNYAKSFVVISHDTAFINNITNVIYHLQFAALKRYPGNYEKFLKLSEDETQRYMQEYQKQQKEIKKLQDYIDKNKVRASTSKMALSRQKKLDKIQRIEKPKTPPKPYFSFLEARKSGKLIFESNSMDIGYRYPIIRNLNLKLTRGEKVAITGCNGIGKSTLLKTLMGVISPLYGDINFGVHIYPSYFEQEVKPKDITPIDEVWDEYPEKTQAEIREALGKCGLKRDHIMQNMCALSGGEQAKVRLCKLMMKESNWLVLDEPTNHLDVSAKEILKEALINFEGTVLLVCHEREFYKDWVTAEWNMEEYCLGE from the coding sequence ATGAGTATATTAAGTATTGAAAATTTAAGTTTTGGCTTTGCAGATAAAATTTTATTTAAAGATATATCTTTAAACATTTTAAATGGAGAGCATGCAGGGTTAGTAGGAATTAATGGAGTTGGTAAAAGTACGCTATTTAATATAATAGTTGGTGAACTTATTCCCGACGAAGGAAGAGTGTATAAATCAGCTTCTACTAAAATAGGTTATTTAGATCAACATTCTGAGCTAGAGGATGGTAAAACCATAAGAGAAGTACTTAAGGAAGCCTTTATTGAATTATATGCTATGGAAACAAAAATGCTTAAGGTTGGAGATAAGCTTTCTAGTGCCAGTGAAGGAGAAGTGGAAAAGCTTCTTAAAGAATTTTCTAGGCTTCAAGATGCTTTAAGTGCTAGTGATTTTTATAATATTGATAGTTATATAGAAAATGTAGCTAATGGACTTGGATTATCCCATTTAGGCATGGAAACGCCTGTAGAAAAGTTAAGTGGAGGTCAGCGTACAAAAGTTAAACTTGCAAAGCTGCTTTTAACAAGTTATGATCTTTTGCTTTTGGATGAGCCTACTAATTATCTAGACAAGGAACATGTGGATTGGCTGGCTGGATATTTACAGAACTATGCTAAAAGTTTTGTGGTTATATCCCATGATACTGCATTTATAAACAATATAACTAATGTAATATATCATTTGCAATTTGCAGCTTTAAAGCGTTACCCAGGAAATTATGAAAAGTTTTTAAAGCTCAGTGAAGATGAAACTCAAAGGTATATGCAAGAGTATCAGAAGCAGCAAAAGGAAATTAAAAAACTTCAAGATTATATTGATAAAAATAAAGTTAGGGCTTCCACTAGTAAAATGGCTTTAAGCAGGCAGAAGAAGCTAGATAAGATACAAAGAATTGAAAAACCTAAGACACCACCAAAGCCATATTTTTCATTTTTAGAAGCTAGAAAATCAGGAAAGCTTATATTTGAAAGTAATTCTATGGATATAGGTTATAGATATCCTATAATAAGAAACTTAAATTTAAAGCTTACAAGGGGAGAAAAAGTAGCTATTACAGGCTGTAATGGTATAGGAAAATCGACACTTTTAAAAACTTTAATGGGAGTTATATCTCCTTTGTATGGTGATATAAATTTTGGAGTTCATATTTACCCATCTTATTTTGAGCAGGAAGTGAAGCCTAAAGATATCACTCCTATAGATGAGGTGTGGGATGAATATCCTGAAAAAACGCAAGCGGAAATAAGAGAGGCTCTTGGAAAGTGTGGACTTAAGAGAGACCACATAATGCAAAATATGTGTGCGTTGAGTGGAGGAGAACAGGCTAAGGTAAGGCTTTGCAAGCTTATGATGAAAGAAAGCAACTGGCTTGTGTTAGATGAGCCTACCAATCACTTAGATGTAAGTGCTAAAGAAATTTTAAAAGAAGCACTTATAAATTTTGAAGGAACTGTACTTTTGGTTTGTCACGAAAGAGAATTTTACAAAGATTGGGTAA